The Eriocheir sinensis breed Jianghai 21 chromosome 33, ASM2467909v1, whole genome shotgun sequence DNA window aattattattcactgtctcaaatttgatattccatattcgtttgtgagcatgccatggtattgaaagcacccggtgttgtgttatttggtgtcccaacgtcaaaagctggcacttttatttacaaacactggtctctcgtgaactgcacatgttcagaccagaaagcgtagacctgtactcacaaagcttttaacacattaagagttgctggaaggctgaaacatacatacagtaccaccatcctcgctgtttctagagcgacactctgtacatttaaatacaactcgtacagagtgtcgttctagaaacagtgaggatggtggtagtggtactgtatgtctaattcagccttccagcaactcttaattacggttaaaaagctttgtgagactgtacaggtctacgcttgctggtctgagcatgcgcagttcacgagagaccagtgtttgtaaacaaaagcgccagcttttgacggtggggacgccaaataacacaacaccggttctgGCGTTTctggtattaccgtccatatgtacgtgtcaatgtgtggttttcaggttttgtaagttttctaaaatacagataatgaaaatttgaattcatctttgtttttcacttgaaatatcaatatagtatcgttttcgcctatcggacttatcgctagctagtatcggaattgtggatttatatcgggtatcggttatcggttatcgcctatatttgtgtctccagttaacgaatatcggttatcaccgataaggttttccattatcagttatcggttatcgggaataaggttttctgttatcgtgcccagctatgatatatatatatatatatatatatatatatatatatatatatatatatatatatatatatatatatatatatatatatatatatatatatgtgtgtgtgtgtgtgtgtgtgtgtgtaatttttttatttttattttatttttatttttacagaatACCAGAGACAGCACAGCGACGTTGGCCGATGTTGACTCTGTGGGAGACGTGGAAGGGGTAGTTACAGTAGATAAATACGACCATGGTCATCCTAGTACAAGTGGAATAACCAGCCCTGCGCCCGCACAGCTTGTAAGGCGTTCTGTGTTCCcaaaatcaaaaataaataatgacaTGATACAGGAGGCATATGGCATTATGACCGGATTCCATAAGCGTTACACAGAAAGAGATGAGCCTCAAATATTTGGAGACTTAATTGCAGCTAAAATAAGAAATTTAAAAACGCAATATGCTCGGGCCACAGTGGAGCATAAGATCCAAAATATATTATACGAAGCAGAACAAGGAATATATGACAATCCACACaatacattttctctctcctcaggaACTAATACTGAATGTGATGAGCTTGTGCATGCCTCGGGCGATGACGTGCACATTTCCCAATTATAATGTTTCTCATGATGTCATTGCTAATAATATGATTTACATTTGATTTAATGTAGCTATATGTATAATTGGAAATATTCAATATCGAAAACGTaccaaatgtaaaaaaaaaaaaaaaaaaaaaacgagagaaagtggATTTGCTGTCATGTGACTATTAAATATTATTCAGAGTACACACAATGTTTTATTATCAGTTTCATTATAAACCAGCATTAGTCAAGTACAAAATTAGACACGGATCTCTTAATTACCTTGATGTAGTCACTTCATGAGAGCTGTAATCAGTGCATCACAGACTTCTGGTACAATTCGACTGATTGCTTGATTGGACATCTTGAACGTGCATCCGAGGCTGCTGTAGGAGTCACCTGATGCCAGAAACTGCAATGTCACACCACAGCAATCAAGGCGGTGTGTTGCCGATATTGGCTGGCTGAAGTTTGAGTCACCTTTACTATATGAGCACCAGTCATTTGCAACAAAGTCTCAAAATCAGATCGGgatatccaaaaaaaaaaaaataaataaaataaaataaaatctggAAGACTCCTTTTTCATGTACATGAAACTGTCTGTGCGTGGGCATAGACAGACATATCGTCCTCTATATACACTTACCGAGATCTTGCTTACCTGCACTGTTCTAGATGAACAATAAGGACGGTCTCGCCCAGATATCATACGGCGGCGCCTGCTCTGCTGATGTCCACACAAAATAACTACGGCAGCAGCTGCCATCAATGCGTCCTCATACGCCGACATTGCCCTGCTGGTCTCGTCTACAAAGATCTCTATTGTGTGGACGGCCTTAACAATTAAGTTGCCTCTTattcatacctgtcaagctactgtggtgtcttgccataagattttgcgttagagaccataagtttgtgtataaaacggtaattaaaccataagaaaaccatatttttttttgtcattcagtatttatttgtttcaaaacaaatGCAGAATGAAAACACAATGTAAACACATGACAGTATGAACACCACATAATGAAAAACAGTCTGTTTACAAAGGTTCTTGTAAACAGTACTGTTTTCATTATGTGTGATTCATACTGTGTCATGTGTTTACAACTTTACATTgtgtacaacagtacaacaaAGAGCATCAGTGAGCTGCAATGAATCTACTGCAGCTCGCTGATGCTCTTTGTTAATTGTACTCGGCAGTACAAGACcacatcgcaagcggagaaaaaacgtaagattttcaacttacgccgtaagacttgaaaatcatcgaaattacgtaagacttacgcaaaaaacgtaagacgaCAGGTATGCTTATTGCCATCATATGTTGCCCAACATTGTAACAAACATTATCTCCAAACAGTGTTGTCGATATGTATCCTGATGTCGGCTGTTGTGTTTCCAACAGCTAGTGCTTTCAACTTGTCTGCAGGCGATTGTGGACGCACCTGCTGCGGGCAAGGCAAATATATTGGGTACATTTGTCCCCGTCATATGGATTCGAAGCTGTAACCTTGACGGTACTGTGAGCTGCATCCTGAGGGGTGTCATGTTCAAGATAAGAATTTCCTGATAACTATTATAGATAAAGGTCCAGATAATTGCTAGATAATGATTGTGGAGAGGGCTATATATGCTATCATATAAACGACAGAAAATGATCGAGCAATACAAATGTGTATGAAACATGTATTATGGCTCTTATTCCAACTTCACATAGGtcatatatatgaaatacataaaaaatatgtCTATGTTATACGACGTAGTATAGTTATATTTGCATTCCTCATTACTTGAATGCCGGCATTTTAAATTTCAGCTTTCAAGTTAAAACTGAGCTTTAAAAGGGAAAATCAGCGTCAACATGAAGGACAGGAAGTGAGGAATTTTAAAAGGCGTTCCAAAAATTAGGATGACGCCGAGTACAATATTACAGGCTTACGATACAGAAGGGGAATGAATAACAGGCGTACATTATGTACTAAATCCATGGAAGTATATTACCATCCAGTTTAAAATTTACTATTATGTTGAGCCTTATTTCCTTATTAACTGTGCGAGTTTTAATTAAATATACGTCAATATGTTTAAAAATGTCGGCAAGCAATATAAAGTGAAATTACAAAATGACCCACAGTTCAATCTCATATTTAATTtctacgatattttttttttgttattttgttaatatatgaGTTATATAATGTAAAAGAGACCCATCCTTTCTGAGCGGGTGTGGTGGTGCTAAGCGTTACAGGTGAAAAGAAGAAGGCGGCGGCCGGTCCGGCGAGTGTCAGTCCCCTGCACAACATGGCGGAGGAAGAGGCTGTCTCTCCCAGCCAGGAGTCCTATTTGGCCTCTTTCGCCTATGAGATATTCACTTCGCCTCTCAACCTCTTCCTACTGGGAGTATGTGCAGTCCTCATTTACAAAATCCTAAGGCCGTCGGATGGCAGTGGGGCAGGTGAGGTGCACGAAGGCTTGTTCTCTCCCCCACAGCTAATCCTTGGCCTGTGCTCGTCCCCGCAGCAACACGGAGGCAGCCGTGTTTGCCGCGGCACCATCGCGGGGCAGCCCCGGTCACCACTGCCAGAGGGGCGGCGGGGCCGGGGGCCGCGTGCTGGGGCCTGGCAGCCGCTGGGTTCATTACCATCTTTACTTAATGTTGCCGGGAAGGGTTGCCAGGCCAGGGTTCACCAGGGACTGCCGCGGCTCGCCGTGGCTGTTGCTGTCACTGGCGGGGCCGTGACGTGCCCGCCCCGCCCTCCGAGGACTGCTGCCATGAGTGGATGTACGAATTGCTTGGTACTATTGATCATGCAAAACTGAGTATACGCCAGCCTTTGCTGTGTGTTTGTGCCGCCCGGTGCCTACTCTTTTGGGGGTCTGCAGAGACATGGGGACTCAGTGTTGTTGTTTTACACCGACTTAATGGTTGGTAAGCTTGTAAAAGTCAAGTTTTAGAAGGCCTCAAAACATTTTATGACACCCACCAAATTAGCTTAGAACTAACAGAGCAGGGGAtgttgcaaacacacacacacacacacacacacacacacacacacacacacacacacacacacacacacacacaccactccgtagcTCAATTGGTTAGAgcactgcgctgccaggcttcatgaCCTGACAGGCAGCAGTTTGAGCCCTGCTCAGCAGGCTGGaatctttccgctgacaaggagtggttactgtacccccttgagcaagggggttggggtgtgtggtgtgtgaggtcttggcagtacccatagattgaCTATGAATGCTAGCTGCTATGTACCGTCGGCTGCTATGTACCAGCTCCTATGTACCACTGCTTTGGCTTATATGTACCAAACAAGGCTGCTATGTACCAGATACCAAGTAGGAAGCTGGCTCTATATGAGATGGAGGTAAGTTTGGCAGCGCCATTATCTGCCGAATGAATTGTCTTACAGCGAGTTGATTAATATAGGCATTTTGTAGAGCTAGTCTCTTCACTCTGCGGTACACTGCTTGGGCCCAGTGAAACCAGCAGCCATGAAGGGAAGCCTCGGGAATGCACACTCGCACTGCTGACCATAGTGCTCTTTCAAAATCCAAAACAACTTCACAAACAGATGTTGACGTTAAATCAGTAATTTTTCTTAAGACAGCTACAtagtcctttttctttcttcttgacaTTAGGACAAAGCACAATGGAACCTGTTTCATCATTCCATCCTTCTTTATAAAACTGTGCACACTAAAAAGTTGAACAAAAGGGGTACGAACAATTTTAAAAGTTCCGTCCATGTACCAAACTTTAGATTTGGACAGGTGTTGCAACTGAATTGGTTTTGCAAATATGAGATGCTGTTGTCCATTTTCCAATAGATCAGCTTGCAGAAAGTCCTGTGGAACACGATCTGTGTTTAATTCAAAACTAATATCTTCAGGATGTTTTGGACATTGTCCTTCCCTGGAGCGATTGGTGCATCTGACTAGAGTGTTTATATTTGGTAAGGGAACATCTGAATTTTCCCAGCTTGAGAGTGATTTCTTTACTATTTCCCCTGATGATGCAAATGGAAATTCCAAAGCAGACTTTTTAACGAAAGCTCGTGTCGATGCTTTGAGTTCAGCACCAGGATCCCCaggatgtgtgtgttggtggtgtccACTTTTGAAGTTCATTGTTCCTATTTGCTGTGAAATTGTTGCATAGCACTTTTTACCACGGTAGCTGCATATCCATGTGACTGAGACAGATGACTCTCTCTTCCTGGTGTACGTAAAACCCAAAGAATCAGCGAGGAGAGAGCTGCCTTTTCTTGTTCCACCGGAAACAATTTTGTAGGTCACAGGAGTGTCTGCAAGGATCGTTGTTGGTAATGCTTCATCATCTAATGATGTTTCTGCAGCTGGCGTGATGTCATCAATAGGAAGTGTGATGTTGAAGCCATTGGGTGTGTTGTTGATTGTTGCAGGCTGCTCTTCGACTGGGAAGGCATTAAAAGGATCATCGGCATCACCTGAAACCAGGGTAAAAAATATGAGCAAATGTACAGTGAGAGGGGGGGATGGAAAGTGAGTGGGACAGGGGAAAGTGAGtggggaaaatgaaaataagagggataAGGGAAAACATGAGTGGGACAGGAAAGTGAGTAAGTAACAAGGTACATACATAGTAATGCAAAGGGGTACAACTAAACCTAAATGACTACAAATGACttcaaaatacataaaggaatacagaggagagagagagagagagagagagagttacaaaggaaggcaaacaacaacagacctatGAGTCCTCTACGGCTGTTtgtgtacaagagagagagagagagtctatgggCATAAATTAgtacccctcctctcccacccatccTTATCTAAATGCTCATGCAATAGAAAGCTAAGGCCCCTAACAAACAGAAAGATAATTGTACCTGAAACTTCCATCCAGTCAGGACAGTCTGGGCAACACCACATGAAAACTTGACCAGCTTTCAATCGTCTGTCTATATTCCGGTACTCAGATTGTGATGTTGCTGTACCACATAAGCAGTGGCGCCACTTGTTGCATCCGTCACAGATAGGGGCTTCCTGTCTAGGGCGAACACACAATCCACATCCTGAGCAAAGGAAAAGTGCTGATGCCATGGTAGTATAAAAAGGATAACTGGAGTTAGGAAGTAAATACTGAGCAAGTTCACTGGAGTTTCGAAGCAAATAGTGAGCAGATCCACTGGAGTTCCTAAGTTGCCCTTTTCGAAGCAAATAATGAGCAGAGCTCTATTTGCTCTATTCTCTATTTGCgtggcaaacaaataaacattattattaattatattaataataatgttacataGCTATAATCATGG harbors:
- the LOC127006512 gene encoding uncharacterized protein LOC127006512 — encoded protein: MASALFLCSGCGLCVRPRQEAPICDGCNKWRHCLCGTATSQSEYRNIDRRLKAGQVFMWCCPDCPDWMEVSGDADDPFNAFPVEEQPATINNTPNGFNITLPIDDITPAAETSLDDEALPTTILADTPVTYKIVSGGTRKGSSLLADSLGFTYTRKRESSVSVTWICSYRGKKCYATISQQIGTMNFKSGHHQHTHPGDPGAELKASTRAFVKKSALEFPFASSGEIVKKSLSSWENSDVPLPNINTLVRCTNRSREGQCPKHPEDISFELNTDRVPQDFLQADLLENGQQHLIFAKPIQLQHLSKSKVWYMDGTFKIVRTPFVQLFSVHSFIKKDGMMKQVPLCFVLMSRRKKKDYVAVLRKITDLTSTSVCEVVLDFERALWSAVRVCIPEASLHGCWFHWAQAVYRRVKRLALQNAYINQLAVRQFIRQIMALPNLPPSHIEPASYLVSGT